A segment of the Bacillus licheniformis DSM 13 = ATCC 14580 genome:
AAAGATGCGTCTGCGCCATTCACCTCTAAATTTAATAAAACTTATGCTCCGGGTTCAACGATCAAACCGATCACCGCTTCAATCGGTCTGAAAAATGATGCGATCAAAGCGGATGAACCTAAGAAGATCGAAGGGAAGGAATGGCAGAAAGATTCGTCATGGGGCGGATATAAAGTCACACGGGTTTCCGATCGACTAAGCGACGTCAACTTGGAAAACGCGCTGATCACATCCGACAACATTTATTTCGCCCAGACTGCCCTTGATACAGGCAAGGATCAATTTGTCGAAGGCCTGAAATCATTCGGCTTTGAGGAAAAGCTTGATTATGAATTCCCGACGAAGTCTTCCTCCATATCAAACGAAGGAATCGACTCGGATATTCTCCTTGCCGATTCAGGATACGGACAGGGGCAAATGCTGATGTCGCCGATACACCTTGCGGCAAGCTATACGCCTTTCTTGAATGACGGTAATCTGATCAAGCCGCACCTGATCAAAAAGGACGGCGAAGAGAAAGAAATATGGCATAAAAACGTACTGCCCACAGGCGGAGCAGAAGCGATTACAAAAGGGTTAAAAGGCGTTGTAGAAGACCCGCGCGGCTCGGCTTACAAGCCGGTTGTCAAAGGGCTTACGATCGCAGGGAAAACGGGAACGGCCGAACTGAAAACGAAAAAAGACGAAAAAGGCAAAGAAAACGGCTGGTTCACCGCCTATGATTACAAAAACAAAAACCTTTTAATCACGATGATGATCGAGGATGTTTCAGACCGCGGCGGCAGCTCATACGTCGTTAATAAAGTGAAAAAAGTGTTTAAATAAGCACCCTTCAGGGTGCTTATTTTTTTGCCGAAAACTGGATGTGTGGAATGTGCCGAAACGGAAAGGATATGGATGAAACGACTAAAGAAAGGAATGTCATTATGAAAAGAAAAGTTGCCAGGAATGAAGCGGCTCTTAACAATAAAACGCCTGCTGAAAGCATGCATGATCATCAATACATGACCCAATATGACGCCGAAAACGGAGACAGGGGAGCCAACCGCAACTCGAAACACGGGAAGCAGGGAGAATCGCACCAATGAAAAAACACCAAAAAAGCAAGGATATGCAAAACCATAAAAAACCGATGAATCCCGATGTGCTTCAGGAGGAATTTTCGAACGAACTGGGCGATGTCAACGCCTTTAAATTTATCGATGTGATCGAGAACAATAAAAAGAAGAACAAAAAGGCGGACGGACAGAAGCGGGATAAAGATAAAGAATGAAACTGCAGAGCAAACGAGAAAGGTCCAAATCGGAAACGATTTGGACCTTCATTTATTTTAAATAAGGGTTATATCCGTTGTCTTTTTTCAACAGCCTTATTAAATTCGTCATTTTTAATTCGATGAACGGCTGGGCGACCGTTTTCACAAATCCGCTTGATAAGCAGAAGGTTAAAATTGCCGTGGCGATGAACAATAGCGTCAGACTCTGATAATCGGCAAGCCATTCTTCCGCGCCCGTCTTTCTGAACGACTTGATGATAAAGCCGTGCAGCAGGTAGACATAGAATGTGCGCGTTCCCCAGAGGGTAAAGAAATACCGCCTTTCAGGCACCAGCGCCATGAACGCGAAGGTTGAGGCAAATGTTATAACGAGAAGCGCCACCCGGTTTAACCCGCTTTTTATCCCGACATCGCCGAATTCCGAATAAGGCTTGGAACCGAACAGCCAGGAGTAATCGAAGTCTGCAAAAAAGTAGAAAACGAACGTTGCTGCTAAAACGGCTAGAGCCGCTTGCTTTCCTTTCCAGCCTTTCAGCATTTTAAAATGGTCTTTTTGCAAATAATAGCCCGCCAAAAAGACCGGAAAGAAAACAAACGTGCGGGACAGGCTGAGCGTGTTGCTGATCATGTCGATATACCCGACAAGAACGGCAATCGCAAAGCTTGCGGCAAACGCCCATTTCGCCGGCAGTTTTGTGAACGGAAACAACAGGAGATTCCAAAAAAACAAGCTCAGCAAAAACCAAAGCGACCATTGCGGTTCAAACGGATTTGCGGCAGTTAAGCTTTGATCATCGATAAAGGAATAAAACAGCGTATAGATTCCCTGGAAAATCAAATAGGGAACGATCAGCTTCCAGGCGATTTTTTTGACATATCCGGGCCGATTGAACCCTTTTGCAAAATAGCCTGATATGAGAATAAAAGCAGGCATATGAAACGTGTAAATAAATTTATAAATATGAAGCAGTGCATCATTGTCATGAATATAGGACCTGATTATATGTCCGAAGACGACGAGAAAAATCAATAGGAATTTTGCGTTGTCGAAATAGCTGTCGCGTGAATTCGCCATAACATCACCCTTTCGCAAACAATTTCAGGAGGCGCCGGTGCGGGAAGCGTCTGAACCCGGCTACATTCTTTCCGGAATGACGTCTTCAACCAGTCTTGCCTCATTTTAAAATTTTAAAATAGAAAGCATGTGTTTTCCTATGCATTAAGTCTTATTGTTAGGCCGATGTAATTGAACAGTAAGGAACTTTTATATCGTCATCTTCATGTAAAATAGGCGGAAAGGTTGTAAAAGTTTGAAACAAATGAAGGAAGATTTTCCGGTTTGTAGAATAATTGGAGGACAGGTTTTCAAGAAGGAGTGTAATAAATGGAGGAAACTCTTGATTTGAATGAATCCTTAAATCTGCAAAACCAGCTGAACAGACTGAGGAAAGAAAACGCCAAGCTGAAAGCGGATTTGTATCAGTATGAGCTGCTGTTTAACGGGACGCTGGACGCTATTTTTATATTGGATAAACAGATGAACATCATTAAGGCGAATGATGCCGCCTGCAAGATCCTGCAAAGCCAAAAAAAGAATTTGCTGAACCGGTCGGCGCTCGACTTCCTGCACGCCGTTCCGCCGGATGAACTAAACCAGAACATTCACCGCTTCTTGGAGCGGGGATATGCGAAAAAAGAAGTGGCCATCAGGCTTGACAACGGATCTGTCAAATATATCGAATTTACCGCAAGCAAAGGAATCGGTGAGGACTGCTTTTTTGTCGTCATGAGAGACATTTCGTCTAAAAAAATATTGGAGCGGGAGCGCACCATCAATGAAAAGCTGTTTAAAGATTTGTTTCACCGCGCGGTTGAAGGAATCGTCATCTTTGATAAACAAGGCTGTTTCATCGATGCAAACCATTCGTTTTGCCAGAGCTTCGAAATTGAAAAATCAGAGCTCTCAAAACTGAAGCTGTCTCAATTCGTATCGCCTGAAAACAAGGGGCGGCTCGATAAAATCTGGAACGCTCTTTTCAGAAGAGGGAAGGCAAAAGGGGAGCTTCCTGTCCGCCTCAGATCAGGAGAAGACAGGCTGTTTGAGCTGACGATAACCTCGAATATTTTAAATGGCTTTTACATGTCGATTATGAGGGATATTACCGAAAAGCGCTCAATGGAAAAACAGCTGTTTAAGAGCGAAGAACGCTTTAGGGAAGTCTTTGAAAATGCGATGGATGCCATCATTCTGATGAATAACGACGGCCGCATCGTCAAAGCGAACCAGTCGGCCTGCAAAATCTTCGAACTGCCGATGGACCAGCTGCTCAACAAGAAGATGACTGATTTTATAGATCGAACCGATCAGCGGTATCATGCCATTCAAAAGCAGTACGATCAAAAAGGGGAAATCCGGGCGGAACTGCTGTTTCGTATGGCAAACGGACAATATAAGGAGCTTGAGTTCACATCAAAACGGATTATGTTCGACAGCCAGGACTTAACCATTTTGAGAAATGTCAGCGACAGAAAACGAATGGAACAAGAATTGCGGGAAAGCGAATTGAAGTTCAGAAAAGTATTCAACGGATCAATGGACGGAATCGTTCTTTTCAACAACCAGTACGATATTATCGATGCGAACCCCCTTGCCGGAAAAATTCTCAGCATCCCTCTTGAACAGCTGAAAACGTCCAATCTTCTTGATGTCATCTCCGGCTATCACATCGAAAACGCGGCTTCTCCCGCTAAAACGATTTCCTTTGAAGAAATGGACAATGATATCCCATTCCTGCTGAGCGACCAAAAACGGATACTTGAATTTTCATTTAAGCGAAACATCATTCAAAATATGAATCTGGCGATGCTCAGAGACGTGACGGAACGAAAAGAGCTTGAAGAGCGGCTCCGCAAGTCTGATACCCTCCATGTCGTCGGAGAACTCGCAGCCGGAATTGCTCATGAAATCCGCAACCCGATGACGGCATTAAAAGGATTTATCCAGCTGCTGAAAGGCAGCATCCAAAATGAGGATCACGCGCTTTACTTTAATGTCATCACATCAGAGCTCAAAAGGATTGAATCCATTATTACGGAGTTTCTCATCCTTGCAAAACCGCAGGCGATTATGTATGAAGA
Coding sequences within it:
- a CDS encoding acyltransferase family protein is translated as MANSRDSYFDNAKFLLIFLVVFGHIIRSYIHDNDALLHIYKFIYTFHMPAFILISGYFAKGFNRPGYVKKIAWKLIVPYLIFQGIYTLFYSFIDDQSLTAANPFEPQWSLWFLLSLFFWNLLLFPFTKLPAKWAFAASFAIAVLVGYIDMISNTLSLSRTFVFFPVFLAGYYLQKDHFKMLKGWKGKQAALAVLAATFVFYFFADFDYSWLFGSKPYSEFGDVGIKSGLNRVALLVITFASTFAFMALVPERRYFFTLWGTRTFYVYLLHGFIIKSFRKTGAEEWLADYQSLTLLFIATAILTFCLSSGFVKTVAQPFIELKMTNLIRLLKKDNGYNPYLK
- a CDS encoding PAS domain-containing sensor histidine kinase, which codes for MEETLDLNESLNLQNQLNRLRKENAKLKADLYQYELLFNGTLDAIFILDKQMNIIKANDAACKILQSQKKNLLNRSALDFLHAVPPDELNQNIHRFLERGYAKKEVAIRLDNGSVKYIEFTASKGIGEDCFFVVMRDISSKKILERERTINEKLFKDLFHRAVEGIVIFDKQGCFIDANHSFCQSFEIEKSELSKLKLSQFVSPENKGRLDKIWNALFRRGKAKGELPVRLRSGEDRLFELTITSNILNGFYMSIMRDITEKRSMEKQLFKSEERFREVFENAMDAIILMNNDGRIVKANQSACKIFELPMDQLLNKKMTDFIDRTDQRYHAIQKQYDQKGEIRAELLFRMANGQYKELEFTSKRIMFDSQDLTILRNVSDRKRMEQELRESELKFRKVFNGSMDGIVLFNNQYDIIDANPLAGKILSIPLEQLKTSNLLDVISGYHIENAASPAKTISFEEMDNDIPFLLSDQKRILEFSFKRNIIQNMNLAMLRDVTERKELEERLRKSDTLHVVGELAAGIAHEIRNPMTALKGFIQLLKGSIQNEDHALYFNVITSELKRIESIITEFLILAKPQAIMYEEKNIVKIMQDTMDLLHAQANLDNVQMHLKCEDGIPLIYCEPNQLKQVFINILKNAIEVMPDGGNVYVSIKPKGDDHIIVSLADEGIGMTEDKLKRLGEPFYTTKERGTGLGLMVSYKIIEEHKGKIEVESEEGRGTTFHLTLPIRQQHEEEA